A genome region from Rhizobium sp. NXC14 includes the following:
- a CDS encoding c-type cytochrome, translated as MERLSSPHDSLRPAFVIAACVVGLTAGLSLTDIYRERSERQAVAVAMTKGDPARAPAIFRRYGCAGCHTIPGIEGADGKVGGDLSGLRKRVYIAGVLNNSTDNLIAWIVAPQAHSPKTAMPTTGISEQEARDLAAYLYAR; from the coding sequence ATGGAACGCCTATCGTCGCCCCATGATTCCCTTCGCCCCGCCTTTGTCATCGCCGCCTGCGTGGTGGGCCTGACGGCGGGATTGAGCTTGACCGACATCTACCGGGAGCGATCCGAAAGGCAGGCTGTTGCCGTCGCCATGACAAAAGGCGATCCGGCGCGGGCGCCAGCGATTTTTCGCCGATATGGCTGCGCCGGATGTCACACCATTCCGGGCATCGAGGGCGCCGACGGCAAGGTCGGCGGCGATCTCTCCGGTCTGCGCAAGCGGGTCTACATTGCCGGCGTGCTCAACAATTCCACCGACAACCTCATCGCCTGGATCGTCGCGCCACAGGCCCATTCGCCAAAGACGGCGATGCCCACCACCGGAATATCCGAACAGGAAGCCCGCGATCTCGCAGCCTATCTCTATGCTCGCTAA
- a CDS encoding cytochrome c oxidase assembly protein, whose translation MRTATTIAFLLMATPGLAHEGHAHSNSLPWTADPWIIAPLAVCAALYASGSLRLMSRSSTGRRVFAYRCWAYWAGWLVLAGALVSPLHWLGEQLFTVHMIEHELVMAVAAPLIVLARPSAVLLWGLPRTVRRRAGQVLASSVVRRTWTLLSNGTVATLLHGVAIWAWHAPLLFDAAIESTPLHRLQHLFFFLSAILFWWPVIWKTNRGLAAWHLFVTMLHMSILGALIALSPNVLYVVQTRSSGAWGLSPLEDQQMAGLVMWIPAGIVYATVALALTALWIRDSGKGGADGTPIVAP comes from the coding sequence ATGAGAACAGCAACGACAATCGCTTTTCTTCTTATGGCGACACCGGGATTGGCACATGAAGGCCATGCCCATTCGAATTCCCTCCCATGGACGGCCGATCCCTGGATAATCGCGCCGCTCGCAGTCTGCGCAGCCCTCTATGCAAGCGGAAGCCTTCGCTTGATGTCGCGATCATCCACGGGCCGGCGAGTCTTCGCGTACCGGTGTTGGGCCTATTGGGCGGGCTGGCTGGTGCTTGCCGGCGCGCTTGTCTCTCCCCTGCATTGGCTGGGAGAACAGCTTTTCACCGTCCATATGATCGAACATGAACTGGTTATGGCGGTTGCCGCGCCGCTCATCGTATTGGCACGCCCGTCGGCGGTGCTGCTCTGGGGGCTGCCGAGGACCGTCAGGCGTCGGGCGGGACAGGTGCTCGCCTCGAGCGTGGTCCGCAGGACCTGGACGTTGCTGAGCAACGGCACTGTCGCGACGCTGCTCCACGGGGTGGCAATCTGGGCATGGCACGCGCCTCTTCTGTTCGACGCCGCGATCGAAAGCACGCCGCTCCACCGTTTGCAGCATCTTTTCTTTTTCCTGAGTGCCATCCTGTTCTGGTGGCCTGTCATCTGGAAGACGAACAGGGGGCTTGCGGCCTGGCATCTGTTCGTGACGATGCTCCATATGAGCATTCTTGGGGCCCTTATCGCCCTGTCGCCGAACGTGCTCTACGTCGTGCAGACACGATCGTCTGGGGCTTGGGGGCTGTCGCCGCTCGAAGACCAGCAGATGGCCGGCCTGGTAATGTGGATTCCTGCCGGCATCGTCTACGCCACTGTTGCGCTGGCGCTGACGGCATTATGGATCAGGGATTCCGGAAAGGGAGGCGCAGATGGAACGCCTATCGTCGCCCCATGA
- a CDS encoding cytochrome c oxidase subunit 3 — protein sequence MKERVVTDLSKLPLHGLGTASLTFWGTSAFMLIEGMGFALAIVVYFYLMSLAPRWPIEAPAPDLLPGTILTLLLLVSIVPNMLVARWAKQRDLRKVRAGLIIMALLGAAPLIPRAYEFPALHIGWDDDAYGSIVWTMLGLHATHIITDLVDTVVLACLMFSKHGDNARRYGDVEDNALYWNFVVLAWLPLYGCIYWVPRL from the coding sequence ATGAAGGAGCGCGTGGTCACCGATCTGTCGAAGCTTCCCCTGCACGGCTTGGGCACCGCCAGCCTGACCTTCTGGGGCACCAGCGCCTTCATGCTGATCGAAGGCATGGGATTCGCTCTGGCGATCGTCGTTTACTTCTATCTCATGAGCCTGGCGCCGCGTTGGCCGATCGAAGCCCCTGCCCCGGATCTCCTTCCCGGCACAATTCTGACCCTGCTGCTTCTCGTCAGCATCGTGCCGAATATGCTCGTCGCGCGGTGGGCGAAGCAGAGGGATCTCCGCAAGGTGCGCGCGGGACTGATCATCATGGCTCTTCTCGGAGCAGCACCCCTCATACCCCGCGCCTATGAATTTCCTGCCCTTCACATCGGTTGGGACGACGATGCCTATGGATCGATCGTCTGGACGATGCTCGGCCTGCACGCGACCCACATCATCACCGACCTCGTCGATACCGTCGTTCTCGCCTGCCTGATGTTTTCGAAGCATGGCGACAATGCGCGGCGCTACGGCGATGTCGAAGACAACGCGCTCTACTGGAACTTTGTCGTCCTCGCCTGGCTTCCCCTCTACGGATGCATCTATTGGGTGCCACGGCTATGA
- the ctaD gene encoding cytochrome c oxidase subunit I → MTGGGRTPSPADLAAGSEEADAFLRRTWSTPPGLLAALSTVDHKIIGRRYIATAFVFLILGGVLALVMRIQLAFPEARFISADRYNQIFTVHGSNMMFLFAVPVMEAMAVYLVPLMVGTRNIAFPRLNAFSYWIYLAGGLLLWISLALDTAPDVGWFSYVPLAGPQYGAGKRADLWAQMITFTEVSALAVAVEIVVTVFKLRAPGMSLNRIPLFVWSMLVTAFLVILAMPAIMFSSSSLILDRLVGTQFYNPSEGGDVLLWQHLFWFFGHPEVYIIFLPAVGMVSAMISTFTQRPVFGYLPLVLAMIATGVLAFGLWVHHMFVAGLPRLGSSFFTASSMAIAIPAGTQIFCWLATLWDGRPVFKTPLLFIIGFLITFVIGGMTGVMVASVPLDTQVHDTYFVVAHFHYVLIGGSVFPLIGSIYYWFPKMTGRMMSERLGRWAFGLIFIGFHLTFFPMHILGLEGMPRRVYTYPPELPWAGLNLFVSLSTIILAVGFLVFFVDAIRSFKFGPPAEPNPWNASTLEWATSSPPAPYNFRHIPVVESAEPLWTDRETLPVATGLRLDRREVIVSSVAAAEPEARESSPADSIWPFLAAIATSIMLIASIFSPWAVVWGAVPVAITLTGWFWPKQTPEDES, encoded by the coding sequence ATGACAGGCGGCGGCAGAACCCCTTCCCCCGCCGATCTGGCTGCCGGCAGTGAAGAGGCGGACGCCTTCCTCAGGCGCACATGGTCGACGCCGCCTGGATTGTTGGCAGCGCTCTCCACGGTCGATCACAAGATCATCGGTCGGCGCTATATCGCGACAGCCTTTGTCTTTCTCATCCTCGGCGGCGTGCTGGCGCTTGTGATGCGCATCCAGCTCGCCTTCCCCGAGGCCCGCTTCATCAGCGCCGACCGGTACAATCAGATCTTCACCGTGCACGGGAGCAACATGATGTTCCTGTTTGCGGTGCCGGTCATGGAGGCGATGGCGGTCTATCTCGTTCCTCTGATGGTCGGAACCCGCAACATCGCCTTTCCCAGGCTGAACGCCTTCTCCTATTGGATCTACCTCGCCGGAGGACTGCTGCTGTGGATCTCGCTTGCCCTCGATACCGCGCCCGATGTCGGCTGGTTTTCCTATGTGCCACTCGCAGGCCCGCAGTATGGCGCGGGGAAACGGGCCGATCTCTGGGCGCAGATGATCACTTTCACCGAGGTGTCCGCCCTCGCGGTCGCCGTCGAGATCGTCGTGACCGTCTTCAAGCTGCGGGCGCCGGGCATGTCGCTCAATCGCATCCCGCTCTTCGTCTGGTCGATGCTGGTGACGGCCTTTCTGGTCATCCTGGCAATGCCGGCGATCATGTTCAGCTCCTCGTCGCTCATTCTCGACCGGCTGGTCGGCACGCAGTTCTACAATCCCTCCGAAGGCGGCGACGTCCTACTCTGGCAGCACCTGTTCTGGTTCTTCGGCCATCCGGAGGTCTACATCATCTTCCTGCCGGCGGTCGGCATGGTGTCCGCCATGATCTCCACCTTCACGCAGCGTCCTGTCTTCGGCTACCTGCCTTTGGTGCTGGCAATGATCGCGACAGGAGTCCTGGCCTTCGGCCTCTGGGTGCATCACATGTTCGTCGCCGGTCTGCCCCGACTGGGAAGCAGCTTCTTCACCGCCTCAAGCATGGCGATCGCCATTCCCGCCGGAACCCAGATCTTCTGCTGGCTGGCAACGCTGTGGGATGGCCGTCCAGTCTTCAAGACACCGCTGCTTTTCATCATCGGCTTCCTCATCACCTTTGTGATCGGCGGAATGACTGGCGTGATGGTTGCGTCCGTGCCGCTCGACACTCAGGTTCACGATACCTATTTCGTCGTGGCGCATTTCCATTACGTGCTGATCGGCGGCTCGGTCTTCCCTCTCATCGGCTCGATCTACTACTGGTTCCCGAAGATGACCGGCCGGATGATGAGTGAAAGGCTCGGCCGATGGGCTTTCGGCCTGATCTTCATCGGCTTTCACCTGACGTTCTTCCCCATGCACATCCTCGGCCTTGAGGGTATGCCGCGGCGTGTCTATACCTATCCGCCGGAGTTGCCCTGGGCAGGCTTGAACCTCTTTGTCAGCCTCAGCACTATCATCCTGGCCGTCGGCTTCCTGGTCTTCTTCGTTGACGCCATCCGCAGCTTCAAATTCGGGCCGCCCGCGGAACCGAACCCCTGGAACGCCTCGACGTTGGAATGGGCCACATCCTCGCCCCCTGCCCCTTACAACTTCCGCCACATCCCCGTCGTGGAATCGGCCGAACCGCTCTGGACCGACAGGGAAACATTGCCCGTGGCCACGGGACTTCGGCTCGACCGGCGAGAAGTGATCGTCAGCAGCGTTGCAGCAGCGGAGCCGGAGGCGCGGGAGTCCTCGCCAGCCGATTCCATCTGGCCGTTTCTGGCCGCCATCGCCACGAGCATCATGCTGATCGCCTCGATCTTCAGCCCGTGGGCCGTCGTCTGGGGAGCCGTTCCGGTAGCGATCACTCTGACCGGATGGTTCTGGCCCAAGCAAACACCGGAGGACGAGTCATGA
- the coxB gene encoding cytochrome c oxidase subunit II, protein MKIAPACTLFLSGCAVGTQSALNADGPAASELKSLLFLFVAVCGVVFVLVMGVMAWALVRGKNQRPGEPQTQRSIGGVVTGAIMTTFLVVSFLTITSFYATNGVDRGRDNPPTIAVRGQQWWWQFTYLDADPARTFQTANELHIPVGADVRLRLEATDVIHSFWVPNLTGKQDLVPGRENGLTLHASKAGIYRGQCAEFCGLQHSHMALLVIAEEPEDYARWLESQRKTAAAPADGDAAAGKLVFMSKPCAACHTIRGTEASGTSGPDLTHVGSRSMIAAGLLENTRGSVAAWIADPQTLKPGNNMPLVPLTGDELRQVSAYMSGLP, encoded by the coding sequence TTGAAGATCGCTCCGGCATGCACCCTGTTTCTGTCCGGCTGCGCTGTCGGGACGCAATCGGCGCTGAATGCGGACGGACCTGCAGCTTCGGAACTCAAGAGCCTGTTATTCCTGTTCGTCGCCGTCTGCGGCGTCGTCTTCGTGCTCGTCATGGGCGTCATGGCATGGGCGCTGGTTCGCGGGAAGAACCAGCGCCCCGGCGAACCGCAGACCCAGCGTTCCATCGGCGGGGTCGTTACCGGCGCGATCATGACGACCTTCCTGGTCGTAAGCTTCCTGACCATCACCAGCTTTTACGCAACCAATGGCGTCGACCGCGGCCGGGACAATCCGCCGACCATCGCCGTCCGCGGGCAGCAGTGGTGGTGGCAGTTTACCTATCTCGATGCGGATCCCGCCAGAACCTTCCAGACTGCCAACGAACTGCATATCCCGGTGGGAGCCGATGTCCGGCTGCGCCTGGAGGCAACTGATGTCATTCATTCCTTCTGGGTGCCAAACCTGACGGGAAAGCAGGATCTGGTCCCCGGCCGCGAGAACGGGCTGACGCTGCATGCCAGCAAGGCCGGCATCTATCGCGGCCAATGCGCCGAATTCTGCGGCCTGCAGCACAGCCACATGGCACTGCTGGTGATTGCCGAGGAGCCGGAGGACTACGCCAGGTGGCTGGAGTCGCAGAGAAAGACGGCAGCCGCGCCGGCCGATGGTGATGCCGCTGCGGGAAAGCTCGTCTTCATGAGCAAGCCTTGCGCCGCCTGCCATACCATCCGGGGCACCGAGGCATCGGGCACTTCAGGGCCTGACCTCACCCATGTCGGCAGCCGCAGCATGATTGCGGCGGGGCTGCTGGAGAATACGCGGGGATCGGTTGCGGCATGGATTGCCGACCCGCAAACGCTGAAGCCGGGCAACAACATGCCGTTGGTTCCCCTCACCGGCGACGAGCTGCGACAGGTGAGCGCCTATATGAGTGGTCTGCCATGA
- a CDS encoding cytochrome c codes for MLVIGAALGWARHPRQYRADPPVTSSLDQFRLMPDRIGGTPPDVYFALGKPYETTAYDLSQGKRLYSWFGCSSCHGDGRGGTGPSFLDGWWFYGSEMVSVVASIRDGRPHGMPAFANKMTSDQIWQLAGYIRTIGTYSALYTAPSRNDDKHTRPAENRAPAATLFEEGPVGIRSDRGVRP; via the coding sequence ATGTTGGTGATCGGAGCCGCGCTCGGCTGGGCAAGACATCCAAGACAATACCGTGCCGATCCGCCCGTCACATCATCTCTCGATCAGTTCCGCCTGATGCCGGACAGGATCGGCGGCACACCACCCGACGTCTATTTCGCGCTTGGCAAGCCCTATGAGACGACCGCCTATGATCTGAGCCAGGGCAAGCGCCTTTATTCCTGGTTCGGCTGCTCTAGTTGCCATGGAGACGGACGAGGCGGGACCGGCCCTTCGTTTCTTGACGGCTGGTGGTTTTATGGCTCGGAAATGGTATCGGTGGTGGCATCCATACGCGACGGACGGCCTCACGGCATGCCTGCCTTCGCGAACAAAATGACCAGCGACCAGATCTGGCAGCTTGCTGGCTATATCAGGACAATCGGCACCTATTCCGCCCTCTATACCGCGCCGAGCCGCAATGACGACAAGCATACGAGGCCGGCCGAGAACCGGGCGCCGGCCGCAACTCTTTTCGAGGAAGGGCCGGTGGGCATCCGCTCCGATCGAGGTGTCCGGCCTTGA
- a CDS encoding FdhF/YdeP family oxidoreductase, with translation MSARSKHPPTIGESTPAAGGWAAARSLGEILLREHVPRSGPSLLSHHNKPDGYMCVSCAWAKPAKPHAMEFCENGAKATAWEVTSRRADRAFFAAHTLHELEQWSEHDLEEQGRLTHPMRWNSSTDKYEPVDWSDAFSEIGEELRAISPREVDFYTSGRAALETSYMYQLFARIFGSNNLPDSSNMCHESSSVGLPESIGASVGTAILSDFQNCDCIFYMAQNVATSSPRMLHDLQDAVDRGVKIVTFNLLREPGLERFINPQMPSQMLTGRSTPISSEYYQVKNGGDIAALFGVCKALIEADDAMKALGMSKVSGSDAVPHKPDNAAAVAFAASIAAADKKHVLDHDFINTHTSGFEEFAEAARRYDWAELERVSGLTREQMIQAARTYAHSEAVLMVYGMGLTQHVMGVQNVHMVANLALLRGNIGKPGANICAVRGHSNVQGQRTVGITEKPDLVPLDKLAQLYQFEPPQWEGRSTVDTCKAILEGDAKAFVSLGGNFLRAVPETEAMEEAWRKLRLTVQIATKLNRSHVIHGKVAYLLPCLGRIEIDEQASGPQAVSIESSVAHFHGSRGKAKPASEELLSEPAIVAGIAKATLTKGRVPWDEWVGDYSKIRDAIEATYPETFRDFNKRMFQPGGIPRPVPARERKWTTPNQKANFITPPRLFPELDIGPGATEVLNLATLRSNDQFNTTIYGYGDRYRGVKGTRKVVFMNEEDIGRLGFKEGDFVDLTTAIDVATTRRVTGFKVARHAIPAGCCAAYYPEANPLFPLAHHDAKAKTPSYKMLPVRLSLSALSSRS, from the coding sequence ATGTCAGCGCGATCGAAACATCCGCCAACTATTGGTGAGAGCACGCCTGCGGCCGGCGGATGGGCGGCGGCAAGATCTCTTGGAGAGATTCTTCTTCGCGAGCATGTCCCCCGCTCGGGGCCGTCGCTGCTTTCCCATCACAACAAACCAGATGGCTACATGTGCGTCAGTTGCGCCTGGGCCAAGCCTGCAAAACCCCATGCCATGGAGTTTTGCGAGAACGGCGCAAAGGCGACCGCCTGGGAGGTCACTTCACGCCGCGCCGACCGCGCCTTCTTCGCAGCCCACACATTGCATGAGCTGGAGCAATGGAGCGAGCACGATCTCGAAGAACAAGGTCGGCTGACCCATCCGATGCGGTGGAACAGCTCGACCGACAAATATGAACCGGTGGACTGGAGCGATGCGTTCTCAGAAATCGGCGAGGAGCTGCGGGCAATTTCTCCGCGTGAGGTCGATTTCTACACCTCCGGGCGCGCCGCCCTCGAAACCTCCTACATGTATCAGCTTTTTGCCCGCATCTTCGGCAGCAATAACCTGCCCGATTCTTCCAACATGTGTCACGAAAGCTCCTCGGTCGGCCTGCCGGAAAGCATCGGAGCCTCCGTCGGCACGGCAATCCTTTCCGATTTCCAGAACTGCGATTGCATTTTCTATATGGCACAGAACGTCGCCACCTCTTCCCCGCGGATGCTGCATGACCTGCAGGATGCCGTCGATCGGGGCGTGAAAATCGTCACCTTCAACCTGTTGCGCGAACCGGGCCTCGAACGTTTCATCAACCCGCAAATGCCGAGCCAGATGCTGACCGGCCGGTCGACGCCGATTTCGTCGGAATATTATCAGGTGAAGAACGGAGGCGACATCGCGGCCCTCTTCGGCGTCTGCAAAGCCTTGATCGAAGCCGACGATGCGATGAAGGCACTGGGCATGAGCAAGGTTTCAGGCTCCGATGCCGTGCCCCATAAGCCGGATAATGCCGCGGCAGTGGCGTTCGCCGCTTCCATAGCGGCGGCCGACAAAAAGCATGTTCTCGACCACGATTTCATCAACACGCACACGTCGGGTTTCGAGGAGTTTGCCGAAGCCGCCCGCCGATATGACTGGGCCGAACTGGAACGTGTTTCTGGCTTGACCCGCGAGCAGATGATTCAGGCAGCCCGCACCTATGCCCATTCGGAGGCAGTGCTGATGGTCTATGGCATGGGTCTGACGCAGCATGTGATGGGTGTCCAGAACGTTCATATGGTCGCCAATCTCGCGCTGCTGCGCGGCAATATCGGCAAGCCGGGCGCCAATATCTGCGCCGTGCGCGGCCACTCGAACGTGCAGGGCCAGCGCACGGTCGGGATAACGGAAAAGCCCGACCTCGTGCCGCTCGACAAACTGGCGCAACTCTACCAGTTCGAACCGCCACAATGGGAAGGACGCTCAACCGTCGACACCTGCAAGGCGATCCTGGAGGGCGACGCCAAAGCCTTCGTCAGCCTCGGCGGCAATTTCCTGCGCGCCGTCCCGGAAACGGAGGCGATGGAGGAGGCGTGGCGCAAACTCCGCCTGACCGTACAGATCGCGACGAAGCTCAATCGCAGCCACGTCATCCACGGCAAAGTCGCCTATCTCCTGCCCTGCCTCGGCCGTATCGAGATCGATGAACAGGCAAGCGGTCCGCAAGCCGTCTCCATCGAAAGTTCCGTGGCGCATTTTCATGGCTCGCGCGGAAAGGCGAAGCCCGCAAGCGAGGAGCTTTTGTCGGAGCCAGCCATCGTCGCCGGCATAGCCAAGGCGACGCTGACCAAAGGCCGCGTTCCTTGGGATGAATGGGTCGGCGATTATTCGAAGATCCGTGACGCGATCGAAGCGACCTATCCCGAAACGTTCAGGGATTTCAACAAACGCATGTTTCAACCGGGCGGCATTCCGAGACCGGTTCCGGCCCGGGAGCGCAAATGGACGACGCCCAACCAGAAAGCCAATTTCATCACGCCGCCGCGGCTCTTCCCCGAACTCGACATCGGTCCAGGCGCCACTGAGGTTCTCAACCTCGCCACGCTGCGCTCCAACGACCAATTCAACACGACAATCTACGGATACGGCGATCGCTACCGGGGCGTGAAGGGAACGCGGAAGGTGGTCTTCATGAACGAAGAGGATATTGGCAGACTGGGCTTCAAAGAAGGCGATTTCGTCGATCTGACGACTGCCATCGACGTCGCCACAACGCGTCGCGTCACCGGCTTCAAGGTTGCTCGGCACGCGATTCCGGCCGGGTGCTGCGCGGCCTATTACCCCGAGGCGAACCCGCTTTTTCCGCTGGCACATCACGACGCCAAAGCCAAGACCCCGTCTTACAAGATGTTGCCGGTGCGGCTCAGTCTCTCGGCCCTGTCGTCGCGGTCCTGA
- the vapB gene encoding type II toxin-antitoxin system VapB family antitoxin — MLTTKVFRNGNSQAVRIPADLAYSQTEMELQIERIGDELRIRPLKPSLEGVLARFARFDDSFMAEGRGDQEQAERDRAWRSMQPSGGDVKAG, encoded by the coding sequence ATGCTTACGACAAAAGTATTCAGGAATGGCAATTCCCAAGCGGTGAGAATTCCCGCCGATTTGGCTTACAGCCAGACCGAGATGGAGCTTCAAATCGAGCGCATTGGTGACGAGCTCCGCATCCGCCCGCTAAAACCCTCCCTGGAGGGCGTATTGGCGCGTTTCGCAAGATTTGACGACTCATTCATGGCGGAGGGGCGCGGTGATCAGGAGCAGGCCGAACGGGATAGGGCGTGGAGATCAATGCAACCCTCAGGTGGCGATGTAAAAGCTGGTTAA